In the genome of Variibacter gotjawalensis, one region contains:
- the rpsL gene encoding 30S ribosomal protein S12: MPTINQLIRKPRVQVKARKKVPALQQSPQKRGVCTRVYTTTPKKPNSALRKVAKVRLTNGFEVIGYIPGEGHNLQEHSVVMIRGGRVKDLPGVRYHILRGVLDTQGVKNRKQRRSKYGAKRPK; this comes from the coding sequence ATGCCGACGATTAATCAGCTGATCCGGAAGCCCCGGGTACAGGTGAAGGCCCGTAAGAAGGTGCCGGCGCTGCAGCAGAGCCCGCAGAAGCGCGGCGTCTGCACGCGCGTTTATACGACCACGCCGAAGAAGCCGAACTCGGCTCTCCGTAAGGTCGCCAAGGTTCGCTTGACCAACGGCTTCGAAGTCATCGGTTACATCCCGGGCGAAGGCCATAACCTGCAAGAGCACTCGGTGGTCATGATCCGCGGCGGCCGCGTGAAGGATCTTCCGGGCGTTCGCTACCACATCCTGCGCGGCGTCCTCGATACCCAGGGCGTCAAGAACCGTAAGCAGCGCCGTTCGAAGTACGGCGCGAAGCGTCCGAAGTAA
- a CDS encoding helix-turn-helix transcriptional regulator produces MRDPNDLIDNIYEAALVPEHWPTALGQVAETIGAEGAVVFTTNFQRVSHWSASASINQVMQDWLAAGWHLKAERTRRMVGAGHPGFITEQHIFTAEELAADPEHREFLKPRGLGGIAAGTYIPMPSGDVVVYSVERGAETPLSAEDIGRLDELRPHLARAGALGARVGLDHARTAAETFKIVGLPAASLGSKGKVLAANSLFEALMPKLVHDRLARLTLVDDAADALLSTTLNAPLTATETVRSIPIAAADDMPPHVIHLLPVVGSAHDIFAQVSWICLAVPVVPRDVPGAELLQGLFDLTPAEARVARAIGAARPIDTIAKALGVSALTVRTQLKAVFAKTGVRGQAELVRLLGYASLPGQGASFEKD; encoded by the coding sequence ATGCGCGACCCCAACGATCTAATCGACAACATCTACGAAGCGGCGCTGGTCCCGGAACACTGGCCGACAGCGCTTGGGCAGGTCGCCGAGACGATCGGTGCGGAGGGTGCGGTCGTCTTCACGACGAACTTTCAGCGCGTGTCGCATTGGTCCGCGTCGGCGTCGATCAACCAGGTGATGCAGGATTGGCTGGCCGCCGGCTGGCACCTGAAGGCCGAGCGGACGCGGCGAATGGTCGGTGCGGGGCATCCGGGTTTTATCACCGAGCAGCACATTTTCACGGCGGAGGAACTTGCGGCTGATCCAGAGCACCGTGAGTTCCTCAAGCCGCGTGGTCTCGGCGGCATCGCGGCCGGGACCTACATTCCGATGCCGTCCGGCGATGTCGTCGTTTACAGCGTCGAGCGCGGGGCAGAGACGCCGCTTTCGGCTGAAGATATCGGAAGGCTCGATGAATTGAGGCCGCATTTGGCGCGCGCCGGCGCGCTCGGCGCGCGGGTCGGACTCGATCACGCGCGAACGGCTGCCGAGACATTCAAGATCGTCGGGCTGCCGGCAGCTTCGCTCGGAAGTAAAGGCAAAGTGCTGGCGGCGAACTCGCTGTTCGAAGCGCTGATGCCGAAGCTCGTGCATGACCGGCTAGCACGCTTGACGCTTGTCGACGATGCCGCCGATGCGCTGCTCTCGACGACGTTGAACGCGCCGCTCACCGCGACCGAAACCGTCAGGTCGATCCCGATCGCGGCAGCCGACGACATGCCACCGCATGTCATTCACCTGCTGCCGGTGGTCGGCAGCGCGCACGACATCTTCGCGCAGGTTTCCTGGATCTGCCTCGCGGTGCCGGTCGTGCCGCGCGACGTCCCGGGAGCTGAACTGCTGCAGGGGCTTTTCGATCTGACACCGGCCGAAGCGCGCGTTGCGAGAGCGATCGGCGCGGCGCGGCCGATCGATACCATCGCGAAAGCTCTCGGCGTATCGGCGCTGACGGTGCGCACCCAACTCAAGGCTGTCTTCGCCAAGACCGGCGTACGCGGGCAGGCCGAACTTGTAAGACTACTCGGATACGCCAGCCTTCCCGGACAAGGTGCATCCTTCGAAAAGGACTGA
- the rpsG gene encoding 30S ribosomal protein S7, translating into MSRRHRAEKREILPDPKFGNIVITKFMNAIMYDGKKSVAEQIVYGALDTIEQKTKQQPLGVFQSALENVMPSLEVRSRRVGGATYQVPVEVRTDRRQALGIRWIITSARGRNEKTMTERLSAELLDASNGRGNAVKKREDTHKMAEANRAFSHYRW; encoded by the coding sequence ATGTCCCGTCGTCACCGCGCCGAGAAACGCGAAATTCTTCCCGATCCGAAGTTCGGGAATATCGTCATTACGAAGTTCATGAATGCCATCATGTATGATGGCAAGAAGTCGGTCGCCGAGCAGATCGTGTACGGCGCTCTCGACACCATCGAGCAGAAGACGAAGCAGCAGCCGCTCGGCGTGTTTCAGTCGGCGCTCGAAAATGTCATGCCGTCGCTCGAAGTTCGTTCGCGCCGCGTCGGTGGCGCCACCTATCAGGTTCCGGTCGAAGTGCGTACGGATCGCCGTCAGGCGCTCGGCATTCGCTGGATCATCACGTCGGCCCGTGGCCGCAACGAAAAGACGATGACGGAGCGCCTCTCGGCAGAGCTGCTCGACGCATCGAACGGCCGAGGCAACGCGGTCAAGAAGCGCGAAGACACGCACAAGATGGCGGAAGCCAACCGCGCATTTTCGCACTACCGCTGGTAA
- a CDS encoding BTAD domain-containing putative transcriptional regulator translates to MRFTLRVIGNLELSVSQPERVLPITSRKSRALLALLASSPRRRINRSDAASLLWAGDDPKTRLNLRQELSVLRRALGGHASQFFSATDDEIALTDAVDTDLAQLAAATKADDVLTLSAAMDVVRGPFGADLDLACDNFQRWLSEERAAARHLAVSVGDRLVRTLAEKGRHKEALDRALALHALEPLREETHRLVLREEAIVSGRASAMARYEQFRTLLRDELAVQPERETQRLLDTFRAQKSSEPAAATQATKQAPIAAPPKGSGLWRFPADLRLSGALAIALMAAAVFLFNPRIFFKPDVKPSATTAEALPAPATYNEQGDGKVSLAILPFTLQSGSEALAPFAAEFNMSVKRVFLLHRRHAVIDTPRELPPAGRMAQLGRALHARYIMSGYIQQQPQGRVHVFVEVWDTETGSAISGRSIVREGTDLAVTLRQLTSETALSTIGAIALHWATKFADEDMSVQALLARAGAHAIRSQYSDRAPNERDVWKRILALAPDNELALSHLVGQIAQTVARNQSPDVKADLAELAVLLDRLRHIAPESAHAEFIRGLTAKVSRDHEVAARHFERVLELWPGHLQAGVQLAHIGAFLGRVEEGVAWFDRWVDQKTVTVQTIDNAYIAGEVALVARRYADAARWLALAVQQNPKIGRVQALYAAALELAGREAEATQAATEAHRQAPNYSPQVMALRGSNRHGETAPAFASERDRYVEAYRAALGRAVAATRTEASTPIESR, encoded by the coding sequence ATGCGTTTCACGCTTCGTGTTATCGGCAATCTCGAGCTATCGGTCTCTCAGCCCGAACGCGTTCTTCCGATCACATCGCGCAAATCGCGTGCGCTGCTGGCGCTACTCGCCTCGAGCCCGCGTCGCCGGATCAATCGTTCTGATGCGGCATCGCTGCTGTGGGCCGGTGACGACCCGAAAACGCGACTCAACCTCCGTCAAGAACTCAGCGTTCTGCGCCGTGCGCTCGGCGGTCACGCGTCGCAGTTCTTTTCCGCAACCGACGACGAGATCGCGCTGACCGATGCGGTCGATACGGATCTCGCGCAGCTCGCCGCGGCGACCAAAGCGGACGACGTTCTGACGCTTTCTGCCGCAATGGATGTCGTGCGTGGACCATTCGGTGCGGACCTCGATCTCGCTTGCGACAATTTCCAGCGATGGCTGAGCGAAGAACGAGCGGCTGCACGTCACCTCGCAGTCTCAGTCGGCGATCGCTTGGTGAGAACGCTAGCGGAGAAGGGCCGCCACAAGGAGGCTCTCGACCGTGCGCTCGCGTTGCATGCTCTCGAGCCCCTACGCGAAGAGACTCATCGTCTGGTCTTGCGCGAGGAGGCGATCGTCTCGGGGCGCGCTTCTGCGATGGCGCGGTACGAACAGTTTCGCACATTGTTGCGCGATGAACTCGCCGTGCAGCCGGAGCGTGAGACGCAGCGTTTGTTGGATACGTTTCGCGCACAGAAATCGAGTGAACCCGCTGCGGCAACGCAGGCAACGAAGCAGGCGCCCATTGCAGCTCCGCCGAAGGGGAGCGGTCTTTGGCGATTTCCTGCTGACCTCCGATTATCCGGTGCGCTCGCAATAGCGCTGATGGCCGCCGCAGTGTTCCTCTTCAACCCGCGGATATTCTTCAAGCCCGACGTCAAGCCATCGGCGACGACAGCCGAAGCGCTGCCAGCGCCGGCGACTTACAACGAGCAGGGCGATGGGAAGGTTTCGCTCGCGATCCTGCCTTTCACGTTGCAGTCCGGAAGCGAGGCGCTGGCTCCGTTTGCTGCCGAGTTCAACATGTCGGTGAAGCGGGTGTTTCTGCTGCATCGCCGACACGCTGTCATCGACACGCCGAGAGAACTGCCCCCGGCGGGCCGTATGGCTCAGCTCGGCCGCGCTCTGCACGCCCGGTACATCATGTCGGGATACATCCAGCAGCAGCCGCAGGGTCGCGTGCATGTCTTCGTCGAGGTGTGGGACACCGAAACCGGATCGGCCATTTCGGGGCGCTCGATCGTCCGTGAAGGTACTGACCTTGCGGTGACGCTTCGCCAGCTCACCTCCGAAACAGCGTTGTCGACAATCGGCGCGATTGCTTTGCACTGGGCAACGAAGTTCGCCGACGAGGATATGTCGGTGCAAGCGCTTCTCGCGCGTGCCGGAGCCCACGCAATACGCTCTCAGTATTCCGACCGAGCGCCGAATGAGCGCGACGTCTGGAAGCGTATCCTCGCGTTGGCACCGGACAACGAACTCGCGCTTTCCCATCTGGTCGGTCAGATCGCGCAAACGGTAGCGCGCAATCAGAGCCCCGACGTTAAGGCGGATTTGGCGGAGCTTGCGGTGTTGCTCGATCGCTTGCGGCATATCGCGCCCGAGTCGGCGCACGCCGAATTCATTCGCGGTCTGACCGCGAAGGTCAGCCGCGATCACGAGGTTGCGGCGCGGCACTTCGAGCGCGTTCTCGAGCTGTGGCCCGGTCACCTGCAGGCCGGCGTTCAGCTCGCGCATATCGGCGCGTTTCTGGGCCGCGTCGAGGAGGGCGTCGCTTGGTTCGACCGCTGGGTCGATCAGAAGACGGTGACCGTTCAAACGATCGACAACGCGTATATCGCGGGCGAAGTCGCGCTCGTCGCGCGCCGTTATGCGGATGCTGCACGGTGGCTTGCACTGGCGGTGCAACAAAATCCGAAGATCGGCCGCGTTCAAGCGCTGTACGCCGCCGCGCTCGAACTCGCTGGGCGTGAAGCAGAAGCGACGCAAGCCGCCACCGAGGCGCATCGCCAGGCACCGAATTATTCGCCGCAAGTCATGGCGCTGCGCGGCAGCAACCGGCATGGCGAAACTGCGCCGGCCTTTGCGTCCGAACGCGACCGTTATGTCGAGGCCTATCGCGCGGCGTTGGGGCGCGCCGTCGCGGCCACGCGCACGGAAGCAAGCACACCGATCGAGTCGCGATAG
- the fusA gene encoding elongation factor G → MARNHPIEDYRNFGIMAHIDAGKTTTTERILYYTGKSHKIGEVHEGAATMDWMEQEQERGITITSAATTAFWNDKRLNIIDTPGHVDFTIEVERSLRVLDGAVCVLDSNQGVEPQTETVWRQGDKYKVPRIVFANKMDKIGADFFKCLEDIKVRLGAKPVAIQLPIGSENNFKGVIDLVRMVGIVWEDEALGAKYNDVEIPEDLKEQAAEYRIALVEAAVDLDDDAMAAYLDGNEPDVPTLKKLIRKAVITGAFYPVLAGSAFKNKGVQPLLDAVVDYLPSPLDVPAIKGEDDKGEPVVRLPKDDEPMALLAFKIMDDPFVGTITFCRIYSGVLQSGTGVVNSTREKKERIGRMLLMHANNREDIKEAYAGDIVALAGLKEVRTGDTLCDPIKQVVLERMEFPDPVIEIAIEPKSKADQEKLGVALAKLAAEDPSFRVSTDHESGQTILKGMGELHLDIKVDILRRTYKVDANIGAPQVAFRERVTQKAEVDYTHKKQTGGTGQFARVKIVVEPNEPGKGFEFESKIIGGNVPKEYIPGVEKGLNSVMGAGVVAGFPVVDVKVSLIDGAYHEVDSSALAFEIASRAAFREALQKGKSVLLEPIMKVECVTPEDYTGSVIGDLNSRRGQIQGQDMRGNANVINAMVPLMNMFGYVNTLRSMSQGRATFTMQFDHYAEAPRNVSEEVQKKFA, encoded by the coding sequence ATGGCCCGCAATCATCCGATCGAGGACTACCGTAACTTCGGCATCATGGCGCACATCGATGCCGGCAAGACGACGACGACCGAGCGGATCCTCTACTACACCGGCAAGAGCCACAAAATCGGCGAAGTGCACGAAGGTGCCGCGACGATGGACTGGATGGAGCAGGAGCAGGAGCGCGGCATCACGATCACGTCTGCCGCGACGACCGCATTCTGGAACGACAAGCGTCTGAACATCATCGACACGCCGGGCCACGTCGACTTCACGATCGAAGTCGAGCGTTCGCTGCGCGTGCTCGACGGCGCCGTTTGCGTGCTCGACTCTAACCAGGGCGTCGAGCCGCAGACCGAGACGGTCTGGCGTCAGGGCGACAAGTACAAAGTTCCGCGTATCGTTTTCGCGAACAAGATGGACAAGATCGGCGCTGACTTCTTCAAGTGCCTCGAGGACATCAAGGTTCGCCTCGGCGCGAAGCCGGTCGCGATCCAGCTTCCGATCGGTTCGGAGAATAACTTCAAGGGCGTTATCGACCTCGTTCGCATGGTCGGCATCGTGTGGGAAGACGAGGCGCTCGGCGCCAAGTACAACGACGTTGAAATTCCGGAAGACCTGAAAGAGCAGGCTGCCGAATATCGTATCGCGCTCGTCGAAGCTGCGGTCGATCTCGATGACGACGCCATGGCAGCGTATCTCGACGGCAACGAGCCGGACGTCCCGACACTCAAGAAGCTGATCCGCAAGGCCGTCATCACGGGCGCCTTCTATCCGGTGCTCGCCGGCTCGGCGTTCAAGAACAAGGGCGTGCAGCCGCTGCTCGACGCCGTCGTCGACTATCTGCCGTCGCCGCTCGACGTTCCCGCCATCAAGGGCGAGGACGACAAGGGTGAGCCGGTCGTTCGTCTTCCGAAGGATGACGAGCCGATGGCGCTGCTCGCGTTCAAGATCATGGACGATCCGTTCGTCGGCACGATCACGTTCTGCCGCATCTACTCGGGCGTGCTGCAAAGCGGCACCGGCGTCGTCAACTCGACGCGCGAGAAGAAAGAGCGTATCGGCCGCATGCTGTTGATGCATGCGAACAACCGCGAAGACATCAAAGAAGCCTATGCGGGCGACATCGTCGCACTCGCCGGCCTGAAGGAAGTTCGCACCGGCGACACGCTGTGCGATCCGATCAAGCAGGTCGTTCTCGAGCGCATGGAATTCCCGGATCCGGTCATCGAGATCGCGATCGAGCCGAAGTCGAAGGCCGACCAGGAAAAGCTGGGCGTCGCTCTCGCAAAGCTCGCTGCGGAAGATCCGTCGTTCCGCGTGTCGACCGATCACGAGTCGGGTCAGACCATCCTCAAGGGGATGGGCGAACTCCATCTCGACATCAAGGTCGACATCCTGCGCCGCACCTACAAGGTGGACGCCAATATCGGCGCGCCGCAGGTGGCGTTCCGTGAACGCGTGACGCAGAAGGCGGAAGTCGATTACACGCACAAGAAGCAGACCGGTGGTACGGGTCAGTTCGCGCGCGTCAAGATCGTCGTCGAGCCGAACGAGCCGGGCAAAGGCTTCGAGTTCGAGTCGAAGATCATCGGCGGCAACGTGCCGAAGGAATACATCCCGGGCGTCGAAAAGGGCCTCAACAGCGTCATGGGCGCTGGCGTGGTCGCTGGCTTCCCGGTTGTCGACGTCAAGGTGTCGCTGATCGACGGCGCGTATCACGAAGTCGACTCGTCGGCACTGGCGTTCGAAATCGCGTCGCGCGCTGCGTTCCGCGAAGCGCTGCAAAAGGGCAAGTCGGTCCTGCTCGAGCCGATCATGAAGGTCGAGTGCGTGACGCCGGAAGACTACACGGGTTCGGTCATCGGTGACTTGAACTCCCGCCGTGGCCAGATCCAGGGCCAGGACATGCGCGGCAACGCCAACGTCATCAACGCGATGGTCCCGCTGATGAACATGTTTGGTTACGTGAACACTCTGCGCTCGATGAGCCAGGGCCGCGCAACCTTCACGATGCAGTTCGATCACTACGCCGAGGCGCCGCGTAACGTCTCGGAAGAAGTCCAGAAGAAATTCGCATAA
- the tuf gene encoding elongation factor Tu, giving the protein MAKEKFERNKPHCNIGTIGHVDHGKTSLTAAITKVLAEKGGATFTAYDQIDKAPEEKARGITISTAHVEYQTDNRHYAHVDCPGHADYVKNMITGAAQMDGAILVVSAADGPMPQTREHILLARQVGVPALVVFMNKVDMVDDPELLELVELEVRELLSKYEFPGDDIPITKGSALCALEDREPKIGKDAVLALMETVDSYIPQPERPIDQPFLMPVEDVFSISGRGTVVTGRVERGIVKVGEEVEIVGLRATTKTTVTGVEMFRKLLDQGQAGDNIGALLRGTKREDVERGQVLCKPGSVKPHTKFKAEAYILTKDEGGRHTPFFTNYRPQFYFRTTDVTGVVHLPEGTEMVVPGDNVAMEVHLIVPIAMEEKLRFAIREGGRTVGAGVVASIIE; this is encoded by the coding sequence ATGGCCAAAGAGAAATTTGAACGCAACAAGCCGCACTGCAACATCGGCACGATTGGTCACGTTGACCATGGCAAGACGTCGTTGACGGCAGCGATCACGAAGGTGTTGGCGGAGAAGGGCGGCGCAACGTTCACGGCGTACGACCAGATCGACAAGGCACCGGAAGAGAAGGCACGCGGCATCACGATCTCGACCGCGCACGTCGAGTATCAGACCGACAACCGCCACTACGCGCACGTCGATTGCCCGGGCCACGCCGACTACGTGAAGAACATGATCACGGGCGCGGCGCAGATGGACGGCGCGATCCTGGTCGTGTCGGCTGCCGACGGCCCGATGCCGCAGACGCGCGAGCACATCCTGCTCGCCCGCCAGGTCGGCGTTCCGGCGCTCGTCGTGTTCATGAACAAGGTCGACATGGTCGACGATCCGGAGCTCTTGGAGCTCGTCGAGCTCGAAGTGCGCGAGCTTCTCTCGAAGTACGAGTTCCCGGGCGACGACATTCCGATCACCAAGGGTTCGGCGCTGTGCGCGCTTGAAGACCGCGAGCCGAAGATCGGCAAGGACGCGGTTCTGGCGCTCATGGAGACCGTCGATTCCTACATCCCGCAGCCGGAGCGTCCGATCGACCAGCCGTTCCTGATGCCGGTCGAAGACGTGTTCTCGATCTCGGGCCGCGGCACGGTCGTCACCGGCCGCGTCGAGCGCGGCATCGTCAAGGTCGGCGAGGAAGTCGAGATCGTCGGCCTCCGCGCGACGACGAAGACGACCGTCACGGGCGTCGAGATGTTCCGCAAGCTGCTCGATCAGGGCCAGGCCGGCGACAACATCGGCGCACTGCTGCGCGGCACGAAGCGTGAAGACGTCGAGCGCGGCCAGGTTCTCTGCAAGCCGGGTTCGGTCAAGCCGCACACGAAGTTCAAGGCAGAAGCCTACATCCTGACGAAGGATGAGGGCGGTCGCCACACGCCGTTCTTCACGAACTACCGTCCGCAGTTCTACTTCCGCACGACGGACGTGACGGGCGTGGTTCACCTGCCGGAAGGCACCGAGATGGTCGTTCCGGGCGACAACGTCGCGATGGAAGTGCACCTGATCGTGCCGATCGCGATGGAAGAGAAGCTTCGCTTCGCCATCCGCGAAGGCGGCCGTACGGTCGGCGCCGGCGTCGTCGCAAGCATCATCGAGTGA